One window from the genome of Mucilaginibacter ginsenosidivorans encodes:
- a CDS encoding helix-turn-helix domain-containing protein, with translation MPAKRKEENVEAERELLIKLGAKFKLVREEKKLSLEKLGKIIGKDRQSIHRFERGEFNPSYLYLVELCKGLEINIGEILKEANNETL, from the coding sequence ATGCCAGCCAAAAGAAAGGAAGAAAATGTAGAAGCAGAAAGGGAACTCCTGATAAAATTAGGAGCGAAGTTTAAGCTGGTGCGTGAAGAAAAGAAACTGTCATTAGAAAAGTTGGGAAAGATCATCGGAAAAGACAGGCAATCAATTCATCGCTTTGAGAGGGGGGAGTTTAACCCCTCATATCTCTATTTAGTAGAACTGTGCAAAGGATTGGAGATAAATATTGGGGAGATACTAAAGGAGGCGAATAACGAAACTTTATAG
- a CDS encoding DNA methyltransferase encodes MEKKYVQANAQVIKIRKELLSLHPLLANIYTYSDVSAVEDLAITIKEVGQREPVIINHNNQILSGGRRWMAINQIDSIAELDAIVIHDNGKDDALNIVCHNQQRTKTKEELVKEAEILLPLLIKRQGQRNDLKSNNTTDTFNVKGKDRFEGAGKMIGLSGSSFRQLSNVIEFEKEAEEHKELRILDKVRSGEMSFSVGDKLVKNYRKLKNESCNIVTPFYKDSLIEESVKLFNKSCLNMNEVEDKSVQVVMTSVPYYGLRNYGNGVDGIPELGLESTPEEFIVNLVSHLKDVRRILKQSGSFFLNIGETYKDRQALLIPTKLLLTLCQEQGWYLVNEIIWKKKNPIPQSLTNKLHTSYEKIFHLVKDPDNYFYQEFKIWHNNPIKLVKGPGYRDVKDDGNKKDGKWLLTKPYKKFKDFIEEQKVHDVIVGNNASARQKELQQLDNTVDHPALFPDYLPVLPILTTSKPGDVVLDPFSGSGTTGRVALLLGRKYIGYELNKENFALSTLDINKAIQEKSDGCMTEIFQMAA; translated from the coding sequence ATGGAAAAAAAATACGTTCAAGCAAACGCGCAAGTAATTAAAATTAGAAAAGAGTTATTGTCACTGCATCCATTATTAGCTAACATTTACACATATAGTGATGTGTCGGCCGTTGAGGATTTAGCGATAACAATTAAAGAGGTAGGACAACGAGAGCCGGTCATTATTAATCATAATAATCAAATATTGTCAGGAGGCCGAAGATGGATGGCAATAAATCAAATTGATAGCATAGCCGAATTAGATGCAATCGTTATTCATGATAACGGTAAGGACGATGCCTTAAATATTGTTTGCCATAATCAGCAAAGGACGAAGACAAAGGAAGAGCTTGTTAAAGAAGCTGAGATACTGTTACCTCTGTTAATTAAAAGACAGGGACAACGAAATGATTTAAAAAGCAATAACACAACTGATACTTTCAATGTAAAAGGGAAAGACAGATTTGAAGGTGCAGGTAAAATGATAGGTTTATCAGGTTCATCCTTCCGTCAGCTTAGTAATGTCATAGAATTTGAAAAAGAAGCCGAAGAACATAAAGAGCTAAGAATTTTAGATAAGGTCAGAAGTGGCGAAATGTCATTTAGCGTTGGCGATAAACTTGTAAAGAATTACCGAAAATTAAAGAATGAGAGCTGCAACATTGTTACACCATTTTATAAAGATAGCTTGATTGAAGAAAGTGTAAAGTTGTTTAATAAGTCATGTCTAAACATGAATGAGGTTGAGGACAAGAGTGTTCAGGTCGTAATGACCTCAGTGCCATATTACGGCTTACGGAATTACGGAAACGGTGTTGATGGCATTCCGGAGCTGGGTTTGGAATCAACCCCTGAAGAGTTTATCGTTAACCTTGTAAGCCATTTAAAGGATGTTCGCAGGATATTAAAGCAAAGCGGTTCTTTCTTCTTAAATATCGGCGAAACCTACAAGGATAGACAAGCCCTATTGATACCAACTAAATTACTGTTAACACTTTGCCAGGAACAAGGGTGGTATTTGGTTAACGAAATCATTTGGAAAAAGAAAAACCCTATACCACAATCTTTAACTAACAAGTTGCACACGTCTTATGAGAAGATATTTCATTTGGTTAAAGACCCTGATAACTATTTCTATCAAGAATTTAAGATTTGGCATAACAATCCTATCAAACTGGTTAAAGGGCCCGGTTATAGAGATGTAAAAGACGATGGCAATAAAAAAGATGGTAAATGGCTGTTAACCAAGCCTTATAAAAAATTTAAGGATTTCATTGAGGAGCAAAAAGTGCATGACGTTATAGTTGGCAATAATGCCTCCGCTCGTCAAAAAGAATTGCAGCAACTGGATAACACGGTAGATCATCCCGCATTGTTTCCCGATTATTTACCAGTTCTTCCAATACTTACAACATCTAAACCGGGTGACGTTGTTCTCGATCCATTCTCTGGGTCAGGCACCACAGGGCGCGTGGCTTTACTATTGGGAAGAAAGTATATTGGCTACGAATTAAATAAAGAAAATTTTGCCCTAAGCACACTTGACATCAATAAGGCTATTCAGGAAAAATCGGACGGATGTATGACTGAAATATTCCAAATGGCTGCATAA
- a CDS encoding recombinase family protein, which produces MAIQKRVGIWIRVSTDMQVKDDSPEHHEQRARYYAQSHDWQVMEVYRLDAVSGKSVMQHPEAQRMLADIRSGHITGLVFSKLARLARSTKELLEFAEIFRQEGADLVSLSENIDTSSPAGRLFFTIISAMAEWEREEIAARVAASVPIRAKLGKSLGGQAPFGYQWSGKEFVVNTTEAPVRALMYQLFLQLQRKKSTAQELNRRGYRTRNGTQFTATTVSRLLRDSTAKGERRANYTQTTGNNKQWVLKPQSEWVIIPCESIISPELWEQCNGILDNQEAKRRPRGPKPVYLLSGFVKCSCGTTMYVYQSSKNYACKRCKTRISVADIDEIYQVYLKEYLSGINREDYLRQSDQQLQEKKQLLEVTVKERTKLAKRITELVDLRLDGSLTKERYTEQYTPLEERMQQLDVIIPELEAEIDVRNIQLISSDVVLTDAKTLYDEWGSMSLDQKRAIVEVITSKVEITKQDITITLAYATPPSSKSREKVSPRHGFMLAISITFAG; this is translated from the coding sequence ATGGCAATACAAAAACGAGTTGGCATATGGATACGCGTGAGTACCGATATGCAAGTCAAGGACGATAGTCCCGAGCATCACGAACAACGAGCACGATACTACGCCCAATCGCATGATTGGCAGGTAATGGAGGTGTATCGATTGGATGCTGTGAGTGGGAAATCAGTCATGCAGCATCCCGAGGCACAGCGCATGCTCGCTGACATCAGGAGCGGACATATCACGGGCTTAGTCTTTTCCAAGCTAGCGCGATTGGCCCGGAGCACCAAAGAACTCTTGGAGTTCGCGGAAATTTTCCGCCAAGAGGGCGCGGACCTGGTCTCGCTGTCTGAAAACATCGACACAAGCAGTCCAGCCGGCAGATTGTTTTTCACCATTATTTCCGCAATGGCAGAATGGGAGCGTGAAGAAATAGCCGCCCGCGTCGCCGCATCAGTTCCCATCAGGGCAAAACTTGGCAAATCATTAGGAGGGCAAGCCCCCTTTGGCTACCAGTGGAGCGGCAAAGAATTTGTCGTCAACACGACTGAAGCACCGGTACGAGCACTCATGTATCAACTGTTTCTCCAATTACAGCGCAAAAAGAGTACGGCCCAGGAATTGAATAGGCGCGGCTATCGCACTCGCAATGGCACACAATTTACCGCCACCACCGTTTCTCGATTATTGCGTGACAGCACTGCTAAAGGCGAGCGCCGGGCCAACTATACCCAAACCACCGGCAACAACAAGCAATGGGTGCTGAAACCGCAATCGGAATGGGTTATCATTCCCTGTGAGTCGATTATCTCACCCGAATTGTGGGAGCAATGCAACGGCATCCTCGACAACCAGGAAGCCAAGCGCAGACCACGTGGCCCGAAACCCGTCTATCTCTTATCCGGCTTCGTGAAATGCTCCTGCGGCACCACTATGTATGTCTATCAATCATCGAAAAACTATGCCTGCAAACGCTGCAAAACCCGTATCAGTGTCGCTGATATTGATGAGATATACCAGGTGTATCTCAAAGAGTATCTGAGCGGCATCAACAGAGAAGACTATTTACGACAATCCGACCAGCAATTGCAGGAGAAAAAGCAACTGCTGGAGGTGACGGTAAAGGAGCGGACAAAGCTTGCTAAGCGTATCACCGAACTGGTTGACTTGCGTCTCGACGGCAGCCTCACTAAAGAACGGTACACTGAACAATACACGCCGTTAGAAGAACGGATGCAGCAGTTAGACGTGATTATTCCAGAGCTTGAGGCGGAAATCGACGTGAGAAATATTCAATTGATTTCAAGCGACGTGGTGCTAACAGATGCCAAAACACTTTATGATGAATGGGGTTCTATGAGTCTTGATCAGAAACGCGCAATTGTTGAAGTGATCACGAGCAAAGTGGAAATCACCAAGCAAGACATCACCATCACGCTTGCCTACGCCACCCCTCCTTCGTCTAAATCCAGAGAAAAGGTATCACCACGCCATGGGTTCATGCTCGCGATCAGCATCACATTTGCGGGGTAG
- a CDS encoding helix-turn-helix domain-containing protein yields the protein MEKQHRFFPNALRLHRQTLGLTQRQVATLLDLHDSVPISQWEKGTKLPNAMNLIKLSLIYHTIPNELYDELFQDFRETLRLKEFEQFQKA from the coding sequence ATGGAAAAACAGCATCGATTTTTTCCAAATGCATTACGGCTCCACCGACAGACACTTGGGCTCACACAACGCCAGGTGGCAACATTGTTGGACCTGCATGATTCCGTTCCCATCTCACAATGGGAAAAAGGCACGAAGCTTCCCAATGCGATGAACCTCATCAAACTTAGTCTCATTTATCACACGATACCCAATGAGCTATATGACGAACTCTTCCAGGATTTTCGCGAAACACTCCGTCTAAAAGAGTTTGAACAATTTCAAAAGGCCTAG
- a CDS encoding ATP-binding protein, translating into MRLKTIKVKNFRGFKPETIIDIEDLSVFIGKNDAGKSTILEALEIFFNNSIVKIEKDDLNVRAKAGGENKIEISCIFSDLPAELVIDAANPTTLQAEYLVNTGGDLEIKKVYTCGAAAPKEEVFIVAHHPTCAHGNDLLLLKRNELRQRANELAVPAGNYNGNINSSLRSAIWAFLGNLALAQKEIQVDKEDAKKAWDYISKWMPQYALFKSDRESTDGDKEVTNPMKIAVSNAIAELQAELDIIQQRVMEKAVEVADRTLDKLREMNPTLANELTPEFKAEPKWAGLFSLTLASDNNIPINKRGSGVRRLIILNFFRAEAERRRSENNSHAIIYGFEEPENSQHPDHQELLIKAFRELSEADNTQVLITTHNPALAGLVNEDKLFFVTEDNGEVVVKSKHASILRDIADTLGMLPEPLKPRLLICVEGPNDVEFFKHISRTISQNRADLPDLGADTRTAIFPLGGGTLKDWVTHDYLKGLGTAQFHIYDLDDDANPPYQQQRDNVRARGGNNWAELTVKRETENYLHPDSINTIFGHQIVFGDMDDVPLMIAQAVHDAASPNPWASLSPEDQAKKASKAKRRLNREVASTMTFAQIQAADPNSNIIGWLELIRDRIN; encoded by the coding sequence ATGCGACTCAAAACAATTAAAGTCAAAAACTTTCGTGGTTTTAAACCTGAAACAATTATTGATATTGAAGACCTTTCCGTATTTATTGGAAAAAACGATGCCGGCAAGTCGACGATTCTCGAGGCTCTGGAAATATTCTTTAATAACTCGATAGTAAAAATTGAGAAGGACGACTTAAACGTTAGAGCGAAAGCCGGCGGTGAAAATAAAATCGAGATTAGTTGCATATTCTCTGATTTACCAGCTGAACTAGTAATTGATGCAGCTAACCCGACAACGCTCCAGGCAGAATATCTGGTTAACACGGGCGGAGATTTGGAAATAAAAAAGGTTTACACGTGTGGAGCTGCTGCGCCCAAGGAAGAAGTTTTTATAGTTGCCCATCATCCTACCTGTGCACATGGAAATGATCTTTTACTATTAAAAAGAAACGAGTTACGACAACGGGCTAATGAGCTAGCCGTTCCGGCTGGAAACTACAACGGAAATATTAACTCCTCATTACGCTCAGCAATATGGGCCTTCTTAGGTAATTTAGCATTGGCGCAAAAAGAGATTCAGGTAGATAAGGAAGATGCTAAAAAGGCATGGGACTATATTTCAAAATGGATGCCACAGTACGCCTTGTTCAAGTCAGATAGAGAAAGCACCGACGGCGACAAGGAGGTAACAAATCCTATGAAAATCGCTGTAAGTAACGCAATTGCAGAACTTCAGGCAGAACTCGATATTATACAACAGCGAGTAATGGAAAAAGCCGTTGAGGTTGCAGATCGAACACTTGATAAGCTACGTGAAATGAATCCGACTCTTGCTAACGAATTAACCCCGGAATTTAAGGCGGAACCGAAATGGGCGGGATTATTTAGCTTGACGTTAGCAAGTGATAACAATATTCCAATTAACAAGCGAGGTAGCGGGGTTCGCCGATTGATTATATTGAATTTTTTTCGCGCAGAAGCTGAACGTCGCCGTTCTGAAAACAATTCCCATGCGATAATATATGGATTCGAAGAGCCTGAAAACTCTCAACATCCAGACCATCAGGAACTGCTAATAAAAGCGTTCCGAGAGCTGTCAGAAGCAGACAATACCCAGGTGCTGATCACCACCCATAATCCAGCACTTGCAGGCTTGGTGAATGAAGATAAATTATTCTTTGTCACGGAGGATAACGGAGAAGTAGTTGTGAAAAGCAAACATGCGTCTATCCTTAGAGATATTGCTGATACGCTTGGAATGCTGCCGGAGCCGTTGAAGCCAAGATTATTGATCTGCGTCGAAGGACCGAATGACGTGGAATTTTTCAAGCATATTAGCAGAACGATCAGTCAAAACAGGGCTGATCTTCCAGATCTAGGTGCTGATACTAGAACAGCGATTTTCCCATTGGGAGGCGGAACTTTAAAAGATTGGGTAACACATGATTATTTAAAAGGGTTAGGCACGGCACAGTTTCATATTTATGATTTGGACGATGATGCAAATCCTCCATACCAGCAACAACGCGATAATGTACGTGCTCGTGGCGGGAATAATTGGGCTGAGTTAACAGTAAAGAGAGAGACGGAAAACTATCTACACCCGGACTCAATTAATACAATATTTGGCCATCAAATTGTCTTTGGCGATATGGATGATGTGCCGTTGATGATCGCTCAAGCCGTCCATGATGCGGCAAGTCCTAATCCGTGGGCTTCTTTGTCTCCAGAAGATCAAGCAAAGAAAGCAAGCAAAGCAAAGCGCCGCCTTAACAGAGAGGTTGCTTCGACTATGACATTCGCACAAATACAAGCAGCTGATCCTAACAGTAATATTATAGGTTGGTTGGAATTAATTAGAGACAGGATTAATTAA
- a CDS encoding helix-turn-helix domain-containing protein, translating into MTQQKYPNNLRRFRLRRKLTQQEVIVELGHKTARRLSAWEQGISVPSMEHLFALAHLYKVKVEELYGPYKRKLDYARRKRKQTEAKIPATITPDQEDESIEVLLDRLAEILVEAYFYEKSLT; encoded by the coding sequence ATGACACAACAAAAATACCCCAACAATCTCCGCAGGTTCCGTTTAAGAAGAAAGCTGACTCAGCAGGAAGTCATTGTTGAACTTGGCCATAAGACCGCCAGGCGGCTCTCTGCCTGGGAGCAAGGAATATCAGTGCCGTCAATGGAGCATCTATTTGCGCTTGCGCATTTATATAAAGTTAAAGTGGAAGAGCTCTATGGCCCATACAAAAGAAAGCTGGACTATGCGCGGAGGAAGCGAAAGCAGACAGAAGCCAAAATACCGGCTACTATTACCCCTGACCAAGAAGATGAGAGTATTGAAGTGTTGTTGGACAGGTTGGCGGAGATACTGGTAGAGGCGTATTTTTATGAGAAATCTTTAACGTAA
- a CDS encoding recombinase family protein encodes MKNEITSDIQAKAVIYCRVSTKEQVTDGNSLITQERLCREYASKEGFEVTELFIEKGESAKTADRKELNRLLDFCTKKSNAIRAVIAYKIDRISRNLADYSYIKVKLNKADVEIRSVTEYFEDTPAGRFMENIIANVSQFDNEVRTERSVGGMREAVNEGRYVWNAPLGYDNVRMDKSTIAPNHLAPLIKETFQLIAQRTYPTEVIRLMMHQKGLTDKNGNPVNRAYFFRIVRNPLYKGIIKTFGMTVQGSFEPIVEPDLFDEVQAVLNDRKNTVKHYLKENPDFPLRRFVTNEGGKLLRGYWAKGKTKKYPYYSFQQVGTTIRKETLESIFLNYLQSLSYDSVQLKQLKRYLDNHFTKRVNNEEKAAVAIQERIKELDKQIDKLIELHTAEKISSTIFTSRIKKIEDERDDLLELQKSKITENVDVNGLLRSAAKALKQPHSIWQNGNLELKRAWQKFVFPKGLVFDGTNLRTPKICRLFNLKAIFDEQKFSKVTLRDTGKNTLSGTNLPLSDNIALESKECAASVMTDLLVLREIRRGNSKELKDLYEEYQYSAAA; translated from the coding sequence ATGAAAAACGAAATAACAAGTGACATACAAGCTAAGGCAGTAATTTATTGCCGTGTATCGACAAAAGAACAAGTAACTGATGGAAACAGCCTAATAACACAAGAGCGACTTTGCCGTGAGTATGCTAGTAAAGAAGGTTTTGAAGTTACCGAACTATTTATTGAGAAGGGTGAAAGTGCTAAGACGGCAGATCGAAAGGAGTTGAACCGATTATTAGATTTCTGTACAAAAAAGAGCAATGCTATCCGAGCCGTAATTGCTTATAAAATAGATCGCATTAGCCGCAATCTTGCTGACTACAGTTATATCAAGGTTAAATTAAATAAAGCAGATGTAGAAATTCGTTCTGTGACTGAATACTTTGAGGACACACCGGCTGGTAGATTTATGGAAAATATTATTGCTAACGTAAGCCAGTTTGACAATGAAGTGCGCACAGAAAGGAGCGTTGGTGGAATGAGAGAAGCCGTAAATGAAGGACGATATGTTTGGAATGCGCCACTCGGGTATGACAATGTGCGCATGGATAAATCAACTATTGCACCTAATCACCTGGCACCACTTATAAAGGAAACGTTTCAATTAATTGCACAGAGGACATATCCAACTGAAGTAATCCGTTTGATGATGCACCAAAAGGGCTTAACTGATAAAAACGGCAATCCAGTGAACCGAGCTTACTTTTTCCGAATCGTAAGAAACCCGTTATATAAGGGCATTATAAAAACATTCGGAATGACCGTACAAGGCTCTTTTGAGCCTATTGTAGAGCCTGACTTATTTGATGAAGTTCAAGCGGTATTAAATGATCGCAAGAACACGGTAAAGCATTACCTCAAAGAAAATCCAGACTTTCCATTGCGCCGGTTCGTGACAAACGAAGGCGGCAAGTTACTGCGAGGTTATTGGGCAAAAGGCAAAACCAAGAAATACCCTTACTACTCCTTTCAGCAAGTAGGGACAACAATTCGCAAAGAAACACTGGAAAGCATATTTCTAAATTATTTACAATCCCTAAGCTATGATTCCGTCCAGTTGAAGCAACTCAAACGATACCTAGATAATCATTTCACTAAACGAGTAAACAATGAAGAAAAAGCCGCCGTAGCCATTCAAGAACGAATAAAGGAATTAGATAAGCAAATTGATAAGTTAATAGAATTGCATACGGCTGAAAAGATTAGTTCTACGATTTTTACAAGCCGAATTAAGAAAATTGAAGATGAGCGTGACGACTTATTAGAATTACAGAAATCAAAAATCACTGAAAATGTTGACGTAAATGGGCTGTTGCGAAGCGCTGCAAAGGCGTTAAAACAACCTCATTCGATTTGGCAAAATGGGAATCTCGAATTGAAAAGAGCATGGCAAAAGTTCGTCTTTCCAAAAGGGTTAGTGTTCGATGGAACAAATTTACGAACACCGAAAATATGTAGACTTTTCAACCTGAAAGCCATATTTGATGAGCAAAAATTCTCTAAAGTGACCTTAAGAGACACAGGAAAAAACACCCTCTCGGGAACTAATTTGCCTCTCTCTGACAATATAGCTTTAGAATCAAAGGAGTGTGCAGCGTCAGTGATGACTGATTTGCTTGTACTTCGGGAGATTCGCCGGGGAAATTCCAAAGAATTGAAAGATTTGTATGAAGAATACCAGTATAGTGCAGCCGCTTAA
- a CDS encoding type IV secretory system conjugative DNA transfer family protein: MNNNYDHSKPFTPIGYTNFRNANQLFGIKLQDRFSHIYVLGKTGTGKTTLLLNMAIDDVYKGYGVCLIEPHGDACLKLLQGIPEHRREDVIYFDATNLANPVGFNPLHDVPKEQRHLVASEIVLAFKKIWADSWGPRLEYILNYSILTLLEYPTATLLDIKPLLLDEGFRNLVLHYTNNDSILSFWLNEFDKYTPTFKNEVIMPLLNKAGVFNANAVLKNIVGQQQGISIADIMNNNKVLVCNLSKGIIGEYISVVLGSLLTTTIQAAAMRRANLREDNRKPFMVFVDECHTFLTASFVTMLSEVRKYKVGLFLTHQYTEQLPEFVQKAIIGNVGTIICFRLGNADAKIMAEEFKPVFRQSDLIDLPQFHIYLNLLIDGATSRPFSAQLFIS; the protein is encoded by the coding sequence ATGAACAATAATTATGACCATTCAAAACCTTTCACCCCCATTGGCTACACTAACTTTCGAAATGCTAATCAGCTATTTGGCATAAAGCTACAGGATCGTTTTTCGCACATTTATGTGTTGGGCAAGACCGGTACCGGCAAAACCACATTACTCTTAAACATGGCTATTGATGACGTTTATAAAGGCTATGGTGTGTGCCTCATTGAGCCTCATGGAGATGCTTGCCTTAAGCTTTTGCAAGGTATTCCCGAACATCGCAGGGAAGATGTAATTTATTTCGATGCTACTAATCTTGCCAACCCCGTAGGATTTAATCCTTTGCATGATGTGCCAAAAGAGCAACGGCATTTGGTAGCATCTGAAATTGTATTAGCGTTTAAAAAAATATGGGCGGACAGTTGGGGACCACGATTAGAGTATATTTTAAATTATTCAATTTTGACGCTGTTGGAATACCCAACCGCAACCCTATTGGATATAAAACCTTTGTTGTTAGACGAGGGCTTTCGCAACCTGGTACTGCACTATACTAACAACGATTCAATTCTTTCATTTTGGCTTAATGAGTTTGATAAGTACACACCAACATTTAAAAATGAGGTTATAATGCCCCTACTAAACAAAGCAGGAGTTTTTAACGCCAACGCAGTGCTTAAAAATATTGTCGGACAACAACAAGGCATTTCCATTGCAGACATCATGAATAATAACAAAGTCCTTGTCTGCAATTTAAGTAAGGGTATTATCGGCGAATATATCTCAGTCGTCTTAGGAAGTCTCCTCACTACAACTATTCAAGCCGCAGCCATGCGGAGAGCGAATCTCCGGGAGGATAACCGTAAACCTTTTATGGTGTTCGTAGATGAATGTCACACATTTTTAACAGCATCATTTGTGACGATGCTTTCCGAGGTGCGGAAATACAAAGTAGGATTGTTCCTAACACATCAGTACACGGAACAATTGCCGGAATTTGTACAAAAGGCAATTATCGGCAATGTAGGAACGATAATATGCTTTCGATTAGGAAACGCAGATGCAAAGATAATGGCTGAAGAGTTCAAACCCGTCTTCAGGCAAAGTGATTTAATTGACCTGCCTCAATTCCATATATATCTCAACTTGCTTATAGACGGAGCGACAAGCAGGCCTTTTAGTGCTCAACTATTCATTAGTTAA
- a CDS encoding DUF3892 domain-containing protein has translation MPYKITHVRLSSGGYTEEHITDVKGVSDGGTNFTETVAQVVGYLKTMRYYVSIKGNTIDVISQKSSSGREYIRTKPDGTTVDNLLSLQRF, from the coding sequence ATGCCGTATAAAATAACGCATGTACGACTATCATCGGGTGGTTATACAGAAGAACATATTACCGATGTAAAGGGAGTAAGTGATGGTGGAACTAATTTTACCGAAACGGTTGCACAAGTTGTCGGGTATTTAAAAACCATGAGATACTACGTGTCAATTAAAGGGAATACCATCGACGTGATCTCTCAAAAAAGCAGTTCAGGCAGAGAGTATATCAGAACGAAGCCTGATGGTACAACAGTAGACAATCTTTTAAGCCTCCAGAGGTTTTAA
- a CDS encoding DUF7002 family protein, translating into MNIDRFITLRPYLYHLTDRDNLPLILEYGKLLSTKKIIELSGNAAYVHINTARRSTHKKIVIGDRVFSIRDQKPISEKNLVKCLTDGWDCARFYDHLNDRVFMWSKPEYLNNHYKTYEHEGPIILRFNTDSILAANPHVKFCRLNSGATRSSSHHNGAPPPRGIDTFQPAETFDFLPSQVKEVTFENECILTGDIYVSDSPYGIYHILDA; encoded by the coding sequence ATGAATATAGATAGATTTATTACTTTAAGGCCGTATCTGTATCATTTGACTGATAGAGATAATCTACCATTGATTCTCGAATATGGCAAATTATTAAGCACCAAAAAGATTATTGAATTATCGGGTAATGCAGCTTATGTGCATATAAACACTGCTAGGCGTAGTACGCATAAAAAAATTGTTATTGGCGACCGTGTATTTTCAATTCGTGATCAAAAGCCAATCTCTGAAAAGAATCTTGTAAAATGCTTAACTGATGGGTGGGACTGTGCAAGATTCTACGATCACCTAAATGATAGAGTGTTTATGTGGTCGAAGCCCGAGTACTTAAATAATCATTACAAAACTTACGAACATGAAGGTCCTATAATATTGCGTTTCAACACGGATTCGATTTTAGCAGCTAATCCGCATGTCAAATTCTGCCGTTTAAACTCTGGGGCAACCAGGTCTTCATCGCATCATAACGGTGCTCCTCCTCCAAGGGGTATCGACACATTTCAACCGGCCGAAACATTTGACTTCCTCCCGAGTCAAGTAAAAGAGGTGACATTTGAAAATGAATGTATTTTGACCGGTGATATTTACGTGTCGGATTCACCTTACGGTATCTATCATATTTTAGATGCTTAA